One region of Eupeodes corollae chromosome 1, idEupCoro1.1, whole genome shotgun sequence genomic DNA includes:
- the LOC129942872 gene encoding uncharacterized protein LOC129942872 isoform X2, translating to MSPADDAIYPSPTSKKATYTLVALKFLELCLIICCIGLIDDPATHSHFRIFITPRVVALSYVTFGCLLIYTSIYLIMAMFGDATPWKTATVWSFVGFFLVLSCTALLFRDWSNTKERNYWEPNTQRLDLVMATAWVSLLASLVYLADLLVTIRFGSRGDLD from the exons ATGTCGCCGGCCGATGATGCAATTTATCCGAGTCCAACATCGAAAAAAGCCACCTACACATTGGTCGCACTAAAATTTCTCGAACTG tgtttGATTATCTGTTGCATCGGACTGATAGATGATCCCGCCACACATTCCCATTTTCGAATTTTCATTACACCACGCGTAGTTGCGCTCAGTTATGTGACCTTTGGCTGTCTGCTAATTTATAcgtcaatttatttaataatggcCATGTTTGGAGATGC AACTCCATGGAAAACAGCAACCGTATGGTCATTTGTGGGATTCTTTTTGGTATTGTCTTGTACGGCACTCTTGTTCAGAGATTGGTCGAATACCAAGGAACGCAACTACTGGGAACCGAACACACAACGCTTGGACTTGGTGATGGCTACAGCTTGGGTTTCATTACTGGCATCGCTCGTTTATTTGGCTGATTTACTTGTGACGATACGTTTTGGATCTCGTGGAGATTTGGATTAA
- the LOC129942872 gene encoding uncharacterized protein LOC129942872 isoform X1, which produces MNYLRSIEISRVEMSPADDAIYPSPTSKKATYTLVALKFLELCLIICCIGLIDDPATHSHFRIFITPRVVALSYVTFGCLLIYTSIYLIMAMFGDATPWKTATVWSFVGFFLVLSCTALLFRDWSNTKERNYWEPNTQRLDLVMATAWVSLLASLVYLADLLVTIRFGSRGDLD; this is translated from the exons AAATATCAAGAGTTGAAATGTCGCCGGCCGATGATGCAATTTATCCGAGTCCAACATCGAAAAAAGCCACCTACACATTGGTCGCACTAAAATTTCTCGAACTG tgtttGATTATCTGTTGCATCGGACTGATAGATGATCCCGCCACACATTCCCATTTTCGAATTTTCATTACACCACGCGTAGTTGCGCTCAGTTATGTGACCTTTGGCTGTCTGCTAATTTATAcgtcaatttatttaataatggcCATGTTTGGAGATGC AACTCCATGGAAAACAGCAACCGTATGGTCATTTGTGGGATTCTTTTTGGTATTGTCTTGTACGGCACTCTTGTTCAGAGATTGGTCGAATACCAAGGAACGCAACTACTGGGAACCGAACACACAACGCTTGGACTTGGTGATGGCTACAGCTTGGGTTTCATTACTGGCATCGCTCGTTTATTTGGCTGATTTACTTGTGACGATACGTTTTGGATCTCGTGGAGATTTGGATTAA